One genomic segment of Kiritimatiella glycovorans includes these proteins:
- a CDS encoding helix-hairpin-helix domain-containing protein, with the protein MLRNIRVLALFMGVGVLAGLGRAEDETFFHMQWVHPDNEMAYYIVDDGEGRWLPSAQGVSMFALGFEHGYTTPGEKARRYRTLSLSGHDSGWIEAPVTVTGTVTRAGNPLKADYRLSPDGTPAGSGEDFYLPLRDAYDKAWIEAGLDRHYALDRVELTADAEGRFPRDFDLEITVDGGEHWNVVPKARFLHFPNPGDATVVVRLNGVVADGVRLVTFHRDPEADGSYALALGAMRVIGDREFRFAADGLTEREQACWNNLWLIFGEAANEIHDYHNPVWPTDRPYSGGMLAIFSSEWALWNAMKMAWIDSKWMPDWIDTIRRYPITDRGYIYLTPTEDRHLGHSRHYAGTAIYVSAVSHYYLMTRDRASLEEKSGVDGLSILEKADRGMGLFLDELGGRSGLVTIDDPELQGLPESRSANYWDGWPFGYQSAYLNAHVYDALIRYADLLEALGGEGRRAKMMRTAAARMKRRFNQTFWNEAKGRYIGWIDARGERIDYGFTFLNLKAVDFGLAPPERAGRIMAWINGDREIADDTSIGRDIYHWNIAPRSTTLSAESTGDKRFKLFHGQAVELGDFNHASWEINAQNGGMILFTSYYDLHARLRVLGFDNAMERMRAILNEAARTELRWMPITPFGVGTPVGAVREFPESGLVPFFFIDGVMGIRPIPEGLSIHPRFPESWGEVTVRDFHFAGRTFDITASHKIAERTIEPCGGQGLCVRVPAGVESRLSNPASRP; encoded by the coding sequence ATGCTCCGTAACATCAGAGTGCTCGCGCTGTTCATGGGGGTGGGGGTGCTGGCCGGGCTCGGCCGTGCGGAGGACGAAACCTTCTTTCACATGCAGTGGGTCCATCCGGACAACGAGATGGCCTACTACATCGTCGACGATGGAGAAGGGCGCTGGCTGCCCTCGGCCCAGGGCGTCTCCATGTTCGCCCTCGGATTCGAACACGGCTATACCACGCCCGGCGAGAAGGCGCGCCGTTACCGTACCCTGAGTCTGAGCGGCCATGATTCTGGATGGATTGAGGCACCGGTCACGGTGACCGGAACCGTCACGCGCGCGGGGAATCCGCTCAAGGCCGATTACCGGCTCTCGCCGGACGGAACCCCGGCCGGGAGCGGAGAGGACTTTTATCTGCCGTTGCGCGATGCCTATGACAAGGCGTGGATCGAGGCCGGGCTCGATCGTCATTACGCGCTTGATCGCGTCGAACTGACCGCCGACGCCGAGGGGCGCTTTCCGCGTGACTTCGATCTGGAGATTACCGTGGACGGCGGCGAGCACTGGAACGTCGTGCCGAAGGCGCGGTTTCTTCATTTCCCCAACCCCGGCGACGCGACCGTGGTGGTGCGACTCAACGGGGTGGTCGCCGATGGTGTACGGCTGGTCACGTTTCATCGCGATCCGGAAGCGGACGGCTCGTACGCGCTCGCGCTGGGCGCGATGCGTGTGATCGGAGACCGGGAGTTCCGCTTTGCCGCGGACGGATTGACCGAGCGCGAACAGGCGTGCTGGAACAATCTCTGGCTCATCTTTGGCGAGGCGGCGAACGAGATCCATGACTATCACAATCCCGTGTGGCCGACCGATCGGCCCTACAGCGGCGGGATGCTCGCGATCTTTTCATCGGAATGGGCGCTCTGGAACGCCATGAAGATGGCGTGGATCGATTCGAAATGGATGCCGGACTGGATCGATACCATCCGCCGGTACCCGATCACCGACCGCGGCTACATCTACCTGACGCCCACGGAGGATCGCCATCTCGGTCACAGCCGTCATTACGCCGGGACGGCAATCTATGTGTCCGCCGTCTCGCATTACTACCTGATGACTCGCGATCGCGCGTCGCTGGAAGAGAAGAGCGGGGTCGACGGCCTGTCGATCCTGGAGAAGGCCGACCGCGGGATGGGCCTCTTTCTGGACGAGCTGGGCGGTCGCTCGGGGCTGGTTACGATCGACGATCCCGAGCTGCAGGGTCTGCCGGAGAGCCGTAGCGCCAACTACTGGGACGGCTGGCCGTTCGGGTATCAGTCCGCCTACCTCAATGCCCACGTCTACGATGCGCTGATCCGGTACGCCGATCTGCTCGAGGCGCTGGGCGGGGAGGGCCGGCGCGCAAAAATGATGCGGACGGCGGCGGCCCGCATGAAGCGGCGTTTCAACCAGACCTTCTGGAACGAGGCGAAGGGGCGCTACATTGGATGGATCGACGCGCGTGGCGAGCGTATCGATTACGGGTTCACCTTCCTGAATCTGAAGGCGGTCGACTTCGGTCTTGCTCCACCCGAACGCGCCGGACGGATCATGGCCTGGATCAACGGCGACCGGGAGATCGCGGACGATACGTCGATCGGCCGGGATATCTACCACTGGAACATTGCCCCGCGCTCGACCACGCTCTCCGCGGAGTCTACCGGCGATAAACGGTTTAAACTTTTTCATGGCCAGGCCGTCGAGCTCGGCGACTTCAATCACGCCTCGTGGGAAATCAACGCCCAGAATGGGGGCATGATCCTGTTCACGTCCTATTACGATCTCCACGCCCGTCTGCGCGTGCTCGGATTCGATAACGCGATGGAGCGGATGCGGGCGATCCTGAACGAGGCCGCCCGCACGGAGCTGCGCTGGATGCCGATTACGCCCTTCGGGGTGGGTACGCCGGTGGGGGCCGTGCGCGAATTCCCCGAGAGCGGCCTGGTCCCGTTCTTCTTTATCGATGGTGTCATGGGCATTCGTCCCATACCCGAGGGTCTCTCCATCCACCCAAGATTCCCGGAATCGTGGGGCGAAGTGACCGTTCGGGATTTTCATTTCGCCGGCCGGACCTTCGATATCACGGCGTCGCACAAGATCGCTGAACGAACGATCGAACCCTGCGGAGGGCAGGGGCTGTGTGTTCGCGTTCCCGCCGGCGTCGAAAGCCGTCTGTCGAATCCCGCCTCACGACCCTGA
- a CDS encoding beta strand repeat-containing protein, with translation MRAWRMGLVVLCGLVAMSASAQFVWDGGAAPDGNWSADNWTGTAPAASFSDDFQFDGTTGLVNTNDLTGGTANSITFNSGAGAFTLEGNAITLGGDIENYSASSQTINLDMVMMGATRTVNTWSNNITLGGVLSGAGGLTKGNTDNDLYLTGDNTFTGPVWIQRDALFVDSINSVSGGSASSSLGAPTTEADGTITFGTGYRGGALRYTGTGETTDRRIKFAGLGGATLAQDGTGHLEFTGDTVNANDWEYRMLLTGSTAGTAEFSGVIGQGTTTSNSVLKQGTGTWTLSGNNTYLGGTEVQAGTLKLDRSGGTLADSGSVTVSGGTLEVVQSDTVGDVTLSSGSITGAGTLTANSVTANNGSGTTTISAELGGSGSFTKSGAGQVSVTTTSDSFSGDIDLQGGTIEVQADNALGTGTLTMADGTTLDALDNTEFDVTNDIDINGDVNFGVGVTRMLTLDGDVDLGSSDRVISYRSGGNGNFTLFFNGEISGSGRMILDSFAGNDYVHLSNTGNSMAGVTLVDGALLLEGGMAENETTLGSGTFIVQSGTLAAQGHQTAQIYNDVLLQGDVKIVSANGDVEIYGDVDLDGGTRTISMFSNAGEEEINGVISNGGLTLAKDGSAPGGRTMSLGGVNTYTGDTVIGADTTLLLTDDAALSFDIDGAGVNNDLSGDGSLSLAGDFIFDLTGASTTSGTVWQIIDAGLLGDTTHEGSFSVVNFNDVNDDGLWNRSANGTVYQYDESGGTLTVIPEPAAIGLMLASGAIFLLRRRLVI, from the coding sequence ATGAGAGCATGGCGTATGGGTTTAGTGGTGTTGTGTGGGCTGGTGGCGATGAGCGCTTCGGCCCAGTTCGTATGGGACGGGGGAGCGGCCCCGGACGGAAACTGGTCGGCGGACAACTGGACGGGCACGGCGCCCGCAGCCAGTTTCAGCGACGATTTTCAGTTCGACGGTACGACGGGACTGGTCAACACGAACGACCTGACCGGTGGTACGGCGAATTCCATTACGTTCAACTCGGGTGCGGGTGCGTTCACGCTCGAGGGCAATGCGATTACGCTCGGCGGCGATATTGAGAATTACAGCGCGAGTTCGCAGACCATCAATCTCGATATGGTGATGATGGGCGCGACCCGCACGGTGAACACCTGGTCGAATAACATCACGCTGGGCGGCGTACTCAGCGGAGCCGGCGGACTGACCAAGGGCAATACGGACAACGATCTGTATCTGACCGGCGACAACACCTTTACGGGGCCCGTCTGGATTCAGAGAGATGCTTTGTTTGTCGATTCGATCAACAGCGTGAGCGGGGGAAGCGCGAGCAGCAGTCTCGGTGCCCCGACGACGGAAGCCGACGGAACGATTACGTTTGGCACGGGCTACCGGGGCGGAGCGCTTCGGTACACCGGCACCGGCGAAACAACCGACCGGCGTATCAAGTTTGCAGGGCTTGGCGGTGCGACGCTCGCACAGGACGGCACCGGTCATCTCGAGTTTACTGGCGACACCGTGAACGCGAATGATTGGGAGTACAGGATGCTCCTCACGGGTTCGACGGCGGGCACGGCCGAATTCTCGGGGGTCATCGGTCAAGGAACCACTACCAGCAATAGCGTCCTGAAACAGGGAACCGGTACTTGGACGCTTTCGGGCAATAACACGTATTTGGGGGGCACGGAGGTGCAGGCCGGGACGTTGAAGCTCGATCGCAGTGGAGGTACCCTGGCGGACAGTGGCAGCGTGACCGTTTCCGGCGGTACGCTCGAGGTGGTCCAGTCGGATACGGTGGGTGATGTGACGCTCTCCAGCGGATCGATCACCGGCGCGGGCACACTCACGGCCAATTCAGTCACCGCCAACAATGGCAGCGGGACAACCACGATCAGCGCCGAGCTCGGCGGATCGGGGTCGTTTACCAAGTCGGGGGCGGGACAGGTCAGCGTGACGACGACGAGTGACAGCTTCAGCGGTGATATAGACCTGCAGGGCGGCACCATAGAGGTGCAGGCTGACAACGCACTCGGCACCGGTACACTCACCATGGCCGACGGGACAACGCTCGATGCACTGGACAACACAGAGTTCGATGTCACCAACGACATAGATATCAATGGCGACGTGAACTTCGGCGTCGGTGTGACGCGCATGTTGACCCTCGACGGCGATGTGGACTTGGGGTCGAGCGACCGTGTGATCAGCTACCGATCCGGCGGCAACGGAAACTTTACGTTGTTCTTCAATGGCGAGATTTCGGGAAGCGGACGGATGATCCTCGACTCGTTCGCCGGAAATGACTACGTCCACTTGTCCAATACTGGCAATTCCATGGCCGGAGTGACCTTGGTCGATGGCGCTTTGTTGCTAGAGGGGGGGATGGCAGAAAACGAGACCACCTTGGGCAGCGGCACGTTCATTGTCCAGAGCGGGACTTTAGCTGCTCAAGGGCACCAAACCGCTCAAATCTACAACGACGTTCTTCTGCAAGGTGATGTCAAAATCGTTTCTGCCAATGGCGACGTTGAGATCTATGGCGACGTTGATCTCGATGGCGGGACCCGGACGATCAGCATGTTTAGCAATGCTGGTGAGGAAGAGATCAACGGGGTGATCAGCAATGGCGGGTTGACACTCGCGAAAGATGGCAGCGCACCCGGCGGGCGCACCATGTCTCTCGGCGGCGTCAACACCTACACCGGCGACACGGTGATCGGAGCCGATACGACGCTGCTGCTCACGGACGACGCCGCCTTGAGCTTCGACATCGACGGTGCGGGCGTGAACAACGATCTCTCCGGCGATGGTTCATTGAGCCTGGCGGGGGATTTCATCTTTGATCTCACCGGGGCGAGCACAACTTCGGGCACGGTCTGGCAGATCATCGACGCCGGGTTGCTGGGTGATACGACGCATGAAGGGAGCTTCAGTGTCGTCAATTTCAACGATGTCAACGACGACGGGCTCTGGAATCGCAGTGCGAACGGCACGGTGTACCAGTACGATGAATCGGGCGGTACGCTGACGGTGATCCCGGAACCGGCCGCGATCGGGCTGATGCTCGCGAGCGGGGCGATCTTCCTGCTCCGGCGCCGTCTGGTGATCTGA
- a CDS encoding uroporphyrinogen decarboxylase family protein has protein sequence MSKRDDMIAAMSGRLPGRVPLWELEFQMWNQFSDEKLIVGTPFTKLTGREQQEQLDRNARIICDVSERLDFAGITLPAWYWESAPGEPAYFWLPEPDRETLLRRIIDIAGDRFYYVVHVGGVLGMPPSDRYMEFSCQLFEDPESIDRRARENCDEARRRVEHWAPLGADGFLMPADQAMNNGPFYNPEQMDRFIYPYLREMADTIRQAGGHSILHTDGNVMPLMDGYMECGIDAIQALDPIAGMDLEKVKAKTGDRLTLCGNVDCCTLISGTPGDVAEQTRECLARGKPGGRFVLGASNAVEYSAPAENFQAMIDTWRADPGYDA, from the coding sequence ATGAGTAAACGAGACGACATGATCGCGGCCATGAGCGGACGTCTTCCCGGGCGTGTTCCGCTGTGGGAACTCGAGTTTCAGATGTGGAATCAGTTCAGTGACGAGAAACTGATCGTCGGAACGCCGTTTACCAAACTGACCGGACGGGAGCAGCAGGAACAGCTCGATCGAAATGCGCGGATCATCTGCGACGTGAGCGAGCGACTCGATTTCGCGGGGATCACCCTTCCTGCATGGTACTGGGAATCCGCGCCCGGCGAGCCCGCGTATTTCTGGCTGCCCGAGCCCGACCGCGAGACGCTGCTGCGCAGAATCATCGATATCGCCGGGGACCGTTTCTACTACGTGGTCCACGTCGGCGGCGTGCTGGGTATGCCGCCCTCCGACCGGTATATGGAGTTTTCCTGTCAGCTTTTCGAAGATCCGGAATCGATCGACCGCCGCGCGCGGGAAAACTGCGATGAGGCCAGACGCCGGGTCGAACACTGGGCGCCGTTGGGCGCGGACGGTTTTCTGATGCCCGCCGATCAGGCGATGAACAACGGACCGTTCTATAATCCCGAACAGATGGACCGGTTCATCTATCCGTATCTGAGGGAGATGGCGGATACGATCCGTCAGGCCGGCGGCCATTCCATCCTGCACACCGACGGCAATGTCATGCCGCTGATGGACGGCTATATGGAATGCGGCATCGACGCCATCCAGGCACTGGATCCCATCGCCGGTATGGATCTGGAAAAGGTGAAGGCGAAGACAGGCGACCGCCTTACCCTGTGCGGAAATGTCGACTGCTGTACGCTGATCTCCGGAACCCCCGGAGACGTGGCGGAACAGACCCGCGAGTGCCTCGCCCGGGGAAAACCCGGGGGCCGGTTTGTGCTCGGTGCGTCAAACGCCGTCGAGTACTCCGCTCCCGCGGAAAACTTTCAGGCCATGATCGATACCTGGCGCGCCGATCCCGGATACGACGCCTAG
- a CDS encoding glycosyl hydrolase family 28-related protein: MSAYAAAGALEPFSMADPLGINVEDVAALNELGNQPLARLGYVDVTAAPFHVDGSGETDVTVSLQEAITFARHHKMAAYLPAGTYRVSDTIRCFGGWRDYRDEQYRYLPHVDFWPCVVVGDTRGAGRPRIVLAANSPDFNNPAFLKPVVQFFARSWRRDASEEIPRLDGSPAFNQLFKGVDIEIEPGNPRATALFMDSAEGATIQDCTLDAGEGYACLERCPGSGGAVFNVEMRGGRVGAVMNGARPSATLAGVRFRGQREAAIHYDQRGGLTVVGCTFDLAPGVPAVRSRDTRHGALSVVDTRIAFSQADPGNVAFDAGTAFYLRDVYVHQAAAVLKTEGGRVLGSPEHEWVRVDEAAVGHDSYPIPIDTPIYIDGEERGAFCRMEPCAEPEDGFVRRHIFWDESTAPAFDRAGYVNVKDAPYHARGDGETDDTEALQRAIDEHEVVFLPKGAYRITRTLRLRPETKLFGVSPSYSLIVPMEVSGGDFMDPADPRPAIRTADRKDADTVLEFVGIYLPRELVHAVYALDWRCGGRSRLRCAHPLFGYTELDWEFKRQDLYPWDNWSWEDMGAMATMLEPDGVRHRSIPGFAPDTSRDRRRNWPMQLVRGHGGGAWYAMWANSTWGQGARYRQLRVEGIDGPFAIYHAQLQYSRGEAEIEMVGARNVSIYGTKKEMDAPVLVLRDCENVLYTGNGGPGMSVVPEWGHYRIFNSRAITLANLFFDPRPEGAHGRSESVPIVRVYDGQGRETFWSEPGARPVLFKRTP; encoded by the coding sequence ATGAGCGCATATGCTGCCGCGGGAGCACTCGAACCCTTCTCGATGGCCGACCCGCTCGGGATCAACGTGGAGGATGTGGCGGCGCTTAATGAACTCGGCAATCAGCCGCTGGCACGATTGGGATATGTCGATGTGACCGCTGCGCCGTTCCACGTGGACGGCTCGGGCGAAACGGACGTCACCGTATCGCTCCAGGAGGCGATCACCTTCGCGCGTCATCATAAAATGGCGGCGTATCTTCCGGCCGGGACGTATCGGGTCAGCGATACGATTCGTTGCTTTGGCGGATGGCGGGACTACCGCGACGAACAATACCGCTATCTTCCGCACGTCGACTTCTGGCCGTGTGTCGTGGTCGGGGACACGCGCGGTGCGGGACGTCCCCGGATCGTGCTCGCGGCCAATTCCCCTGATTTCAACAATCCGGCGTTCTTGAAGCCCGTGGTTCAGTTCTTTGCGCGGAGCTGGCGGCGTGATGCCTCGGAAGAGATTCCGCGCCTCGACGGATCACCCGCATTCAATCAGTTGTTCAAGGGCGTGGACATCGAAATCGAGCCGGGCAATCCGCGTGCGACGGCGTTGTTTATGGATTCGGCCGAGGGCGCGACGATCCAGGACTGCACGCTGGATGCAGGGGAGGGGTACGCCTGTCTCGAGCGCTGTCCGGGCAGCGGCGGCGCGGTATTTAATGTCGAGATGCGCGGAGGCCGGGTCGGGGCGGTGATGAACGGGGCGCGTCCGTCCGCCACCCTGGCGGGAGTGCGCTTCCGCGGACAGCGCGAAGCGGCCATCCATTACGATCAGCGCGGAGGACTCACCGTGGTCGGATGCACCTTTGATCTCGCGCCCGGAGTGCCCGCCGTCCGCTCGCGCGATACGCGGCACGGCGCGTTGAGTGTGGTCGACACCCGAATCGCCTTCTCGCAGGCCGATCCGGGGAACGTGGCCTTTGATGCCGGGACGGCGTTTTATCTCCGGGATGTGTATGTGCATCAGGCGGCAGCGGTCCTGAAGACCGAAGGCGGGCGTGTTCTCGGATCCCCTGAGCACGAATGGGTCCGCGTCGATGAGGCCGCCGTCGGGCATGATAGCTACCCGATTCCGATCGATACGCCGATTTATATCGACGGGGAAGAGCGGGGCGCCTTTTGCCGGATGGAGCCCTGTGCGGAGCCGGAGGACGGGTTCGTGCGGCGTCACATCTTCTGGGACGAGTCGACTGCGCCGGCGTTTGACCGGGCGGGGTATGTAAACGTGAAGGATGCGCCGTATCATGCGCGGGGGGATGGGGAGACGGACGACACCGAGGCCCTGCAGCGCGCGATCGACGAACACGAGGTCGTCTTTCTTCCCAAGGGGGCATACCGGATCACGCGTACGCTGCGACTGCGTCCGGAAACGAAACTCTTCGGCGTGAGTCCCTCGTACAGTCTGATCGTGCCGATGGAGGTCAGCGGCGGCGATTTCATGGACCCCGCTGACCCGCGTCCCGCGATTCGCACCGCCGATCGTAAGGATGCCGATACGGTTCTGGAATTCGTGGGGATCTATCTTCCGCGCGAACTGGTTCACGCGGTCTATGCCCTGGATTGGCGCTGTGGCGGGCGGTCGCGCCTGAGATGCGCCCACCCGCTCTTCGGCTACACCGAGCTCGACTGGGAATTCAAGCGGCAGGACCTTTATCCCTGGGACAACTGGTCATGGGAGGATATGGGGGCCATGGCGACGATGCTCGAGCCGGACGGCGTGCGCCATCGTTCCATCCCCGGCTTCGCGCCGGACACCTCGCGGGATCGCCGGCGTAACTGGCCGATGCAGCTCGTGCGCGGTCATGGCGGCGGCGCGTGGTACGCGATGTGGGCGAACAGTACATGGGGGCAGGGGGCCCGGTATCGGCAGCTTCGCGTCGAGGGTATCGACGGTCCGTTCGCGATTTATCACGCCCAGCTTCAATATTCGCGCGGCGAGGCCGAGATCGAGATGGTCGGGGCGCGAAACGTCTCGATCTACGGGACCAAGAAGGAGATGGATGCCCCCGTCCTCGTGCTGCGCGACTGCGAGAACGTGCTCTACACCGGCAACGGCGGTCCCGGGATGTCCGTGGTTCCGGAATGGGGGCACTACCGTATCTTCAATTCGCGCGCGATCACCCTGGCCAACCTGTTCTTCGATCCGCGGCCCGAAGGCGCACACGGCAGGAGCGAGTCGGTCCCGATCGTGCGGGTGTATGACGGACAGGGCCGCGAGACATTCTGGAGCGAACCCGGGGCACGCCCCGTACTGTTTAAACGTACCCCGTAA
- a CDS encoding sulfatase codes for MTGCGRREFMGRAGLGLTALAGATRGAAARTASRPNVVIITTDDMGAHVGAYGDPQARTPCLDAMAREGMLFRKAFAPQSSCSPCRSAILTGLYPHQSGQIGLSQFGYTMDPGLPTIFTELKAAGYRTGWFGKVHVEPGDEMAASWDVHPFGAPFTSKVEKMGGWAEGFMRECGDQPFLLYYNLVDPHAPYRDQIEGVPAEPRGPDEFTPWPYIGIEGCARPDQQVASYYNCVERADRGVGYLMEALKATGHDEDTLVIFVSDGGPGFPRAKTHNYRAGTQMPFIVRWPGRVSPGVQRDELVSAIDIAPTVYEVSGLRAPRTLPGRSLGPIFRGGNPRWRKYVFTEHTAHCPHQYFPRRAVCDGRFLLIWNLLGGERENPYPQGDRTTKIIMDLILEKQPGSDLAEAVRRTVNPPAFEMFDLAEDPGELYNVAEDPKYAGKRLELERVLREWMKNTDDPLIDPAKLKMMTDWHDELLTHEEPKDERGRPPYLQVDYVRPRYKALKKKLSG; via the coding sequence ATGACAGGCTGCGGACGACGGGAGTTCATGGGGCGCGCGGGGCTGGGATTGACGGCGCTGGCCGGAGCCACGCGGGGGGCGGCGGCGCGGACCGCCTCGCGGCCCAACGTGGTGATTATCACCACGGACGACATGGGGGCGCACGTAGGGGCTTACGGCGATCCTCAGGCGCGCACCCCGTGCCTCGACGCCATGGCCCGCGAGGGCATGCTCTTCCGCAAGGCCTTTGCCCCGCAGTCCTCCTGCAGCCCGTGCCGCAGTGCCATCCTCACCGGACTCTACCCGCACCAGAGCGGACAGATCGGATTGAGCCAGTTCGGCTACACGATGGATCCGGGTCTCCCGACGATTTTCACGGAACTCAAGGCCGCCGGCTATCGAACCGGGTGGTTCGGGAAGGTTCATGTCGAGCCGGGCGATGAGATGGCCGCCTCGTGGGACGTACACCCTTTCGGTGCGCCGTTTACGAGTAAGGTCGAGAAAATGGGCGGATGGGCCGAGGGCTTCATGCGCGAATGCGGGGACCAGCCGTTCCTGCTCTACTACAACCTCGTCGATCCCCATGCGCCGTACCGGGATCAGATCGAAGGCGTGCCCGCCGAGCCGCGCGGGCCGGATGAATTCACCCCGTGGCCGTATATCGGGATTGAGGGTTGTGCACGACCGGATCAGCAGGTCGCCTCGTATTACAACTGCGTCGAGCGCGCCGACCGCGGAGTAGGCTATCTGATGGAGGCCCTCAAGGCGACGGGACACGACGAGGATACGCTCGTGATCTTCGTCAGTGACGGCGGACCGGGGTTCCCGCGCGCCAAGACGCACAACTATCGCGCCGGGACGCAAATGCCTTTCATCGTTCGCTGGCCCGGCCGGGTTTCCCCGGGGGTTCAGCGCGACGAGCTGGTCTCCGCCATCGACATCGCCCCGACCGTGTACGAGGTCTCCGGCCTCCGGGCGCCGCGGACGCTTCCCGGCCGTTCGCTCGGACCGATCTTCCGCGGCGGGAATCCCCGCTGGCGGAAGTACGTTTTCACCGAACACACCGCGCACTGTCCGCATCAGTATTTTCCGCGGCGCGCCGTCTGTGACGGGCGCTTCCTGTTGATCTGGAACCTGCTCGGCGGTGAACGCGAAAACCCGTATCCGCAGGGCGACCGGACGACGAAAATCATCATGGACCTTATTCTGGAAAAACAGCCCGGATCCGACCTCGCCGAAGCCGTCCGGCGCACCGTGAACCCGCCGGCGTTCGAGATGTTCGACCTGGCGGAAGACCCCGGCGAGCTTTACAACGTCGCGGAGGATCCGAAATACGCGGGCAAACGCCTCGAGCTGGAACGGGTGCTGCGCGAGTGGATGAAGAATACGGACGATCCGCTGATCGATCCCGCCAAGCTGAAAATGATGACCGACTGGCACGACGAGC